The proteins below come from a single Ostrinia nubilalis chromosome Z, ilOstNubi1.1, whole genome shotgun sequence genomic window:
- the LOC135087001 gene encoding uncharacterized protein LOC135087001 encodes MGYGCLASGCVVLTLRCDALRRWGAALAAARERGAERILERGELPDDDVACLLHVYCKALAQAHPDMVAITRPVNELSQNLSFMMESLYKVSVALQRSELG; translated from the exons ATGGGCTACGGTTGCCTAGCCTCTGGCTGTGTGGTGCTAACGCTGCGTTGCGATGCGTTGCGTAGATGgggcgcggcgctggcggcggcGCGCGAGCGAGGCGCCGAGCGGATCCTGGAGCGCGGCGAGCTGCCCGACGACGACGTGGCCTGCCTGCTGCACGTCTACTGCAAGGCGCTGGCGCAGGCGCACCCGG ACATGGTGGCCATCACGCGGCCCGTCAACGAGCTGTCGCAGAACCTGTCCTTCATGATGGAGAGCCTCTACAAGGTGTCGGTGGCGCTGCAGCGTTCCGAGCTCGGCTGA